From a single Micromonospora carbonacea genomic region:
- a CDS encoding LLM class flavin-dependent oxidoreductase encodes MRISCFLSAQFDPSASAVDGIDGVLAQAAAAEAAGFHAVYLGHHYLARSAFVQPIPLAGYLARATSRVRIGFGVLLAPLLNPVALAEDLASLDVLSGGRLTVGIGAGYRKRETTAFGVAWDDRLRRLREYVPTLRSLWNGETVDLAGSWGEVPGASLALRPVQPGGPPLWIGAFAEPAIRRAARLDAPWLIGPKGNDAELARLLGIYRADLVERGFALDREYPMTREAYLGDSYAAAVAAVRPHLQRQYAGYKSWDDAQSLDLDRYLAEDCLVGSADEIVDKLRRWETDLGITEVSLRHQFVGAGQDEAMEQLARFGAEVIARVDPAPTAREVSR; translated from the coding sequence GTGAGGATCAGCTGCTTCCTCAGCGCCCAGTTCGACCCGTCGGCCTCCGCCGTCGACGGCATCGACGGCGTGCTCGCCCAGGCCGCCGCCGCGGAGGCGGCCGGCTTCCACGCCGTCTACCTCGGGCACCACTACCTGGCCCGGTCGGCGTTCGTCCAGCCGATCCCGCTCGCCGGGTACCTCGCCCGCGCCACCTCGCGGGTCCGCATCGGCTTCGGGGTGCTGCTCGCGCCGCTGCTGAACCCGGTCGCGCTCGCCGAGGACCTCGCGTCCCTCGACGTGCTCTCGGGCGGCCGGCTGACCGTCGGCATCGGCGCCGGCTACCGCAAGCGGGAGACCACCGCGTTCGGCGTCGCCTGGGACGACCGGCTGCGCCGCCTGCGCGAGTACGTGCCGACGCTGCGGTCGCTGTGGAACGGCGAGACGGTCGACCTCGCCGGCAGCTGGGGCGAGGTCCCCGGCGCGTCCCTGGCGCTGCGCCCCGTGCAGCCCGGCGGCCCGCCGCTGTGGATCGGCGCGTTCGCCGAGCCCGCGATCCGCCGGGCGGCCCGGCTGGACGCGCCGTGGCTCATCGGCCCCAAGGGCAACGACGCCGAGCTGGCCCGGCTGCTCGGCATCTACCGCGCCGACCTCGTCGAGCGCGGCTTCGCCCTCGACCGGGAGTACCCGATGACCCGCGAGGCGTACCTCGGCGACAGCTACGCCGCCGCCGTCGCCGCCGTCCGCCCCCACCTGCAACGCCAGTACGCGGGCTACAAGTCGTGGGACGACGCCCAGTCCCTCGACCTCGACCGCTACCTCGCCGAGGACTGCCTCGTCGGGTCGGCCGACGAGATCGTCGACAAGCTGCGCCGCTGGGAGACCGACCTCGGCATCACCGAGGTCTCCCTGCGCCACCAGTTCGTCGGCGCCGGCCAGGACGAGGCGATGGAGCAGCTCGCCCGCTTCGGCGCGGAGGTCATCGCGCGCGTCGACCCCGCACCGACGGCACGGGAGGTGTCCCGATGA
- a CDS encoding class I adenylate-forming enzyme family protein: MAAGNVTEHLRRQALRRADREALVDADRRWTYAALDADVDRHAAALLAAGITADDLVGVLGRNTATYVIELLALSRIGAISVPLNWRLHVTEQAYVLDQAGVTGLLYDDDFADDADRLATAAGLRTLVANGDRVVGGARRLADLLAGQPAGVRVADAEKGPADVHRLLYTSGTTARPKGVVHTYGNLAANHLAQVLELELTAADRILVSAPLFHVSGLEAPGLATFVAGATMVLTPTFKAADIARIAAEERITGMVLAAQILFGVLDLPDPPDLAALRYLLFAGVAPGVRREVKRRLPHVRLVDTFGMTELCNGVCYMDAAHEEAKLGALGAPFPGVHIRIVDEHFRPVAPGVAGEIVVRGEKVSPGYWNDDEANRRTRRDGWFLTGDVGRIDADGYLWFVDRRADLIKSGGENIASAEIERVLARHPDVAEVAVVGVPDPQWDEVPKAFVVLRDGAATAAEELRGHCRAELARYKVPKYVEVVAALPRNDSGKVLKTLLRQGGTGTPPSEHNSPRPAVAG, encoded by the coding sequence ATGGCCGCCGGCAACGTCACCGAGCACCTGCGCCGGCAGGCGCTGCGCCGCGCCGACCGGGAGGCCCTCGTCGACGCCGACCGCCGCTGGACGTACGCCGCGCTCGACGCCGACGTCGACCGGCACGCCGCGGCGCTGCTGGCCGCCGGCATCACCGCCGACGACCTGGTCGGCGTGCTCGGCCGCAACACCGCCACCTACGTCATCGAGCTGCTCGCGCTCAGCCGCATCGGCGCGATCTCGGTGCCGCTGAACTGGCGGCTGCACGTCACCGAGCAGGCGTACGTCCTCGACCAGGCCGGGGTCACCGGCCTGCTCTACGACGACGACTTCGCCGACGACGCCGACCGGCTGGCGACCGCGGCCGGGCTGCGGACCCTCGTCGCCAACGGCGACCGGGTCGTCGGCGGCGCGCGGCGGCTGGCCGACCTGCTCGCCGGGCAGCCGGCCGGCGTGCGGGTCGCCGACGCCGAGAAGGGCCCCGCCGACGTGCACCGGCTGCTCTACACCTCGGGCACCACGGCCCGGCCCAAGGGGGTCGTGCACACCTACGGCAACCTCGCCGCGAACCACCTCGCGCAGGTCCTCGAACTGGAGCTGACCGCCGCCGACCGGATCCTGGTCTCCGCGCCGCTGTTCCACGTCAGCGGGCTGGAGGCGCCGGGGCTGGCGACGTTCGTGGCGGGCGCGACGATGGTGCTCACGCCGACGTTCAAGGCGGCGGACATCGCCCGCATCGCCGCCGAGGAACGCATCACCGGCATGGTGCTCGCCGCGCAGATCCTCTTCGGCGTGCTGGACCTGCCCGACCCGCCGGACCTCGCCGCGCTGCGCTACCTGCTCTTCGCCGGCGTCGCGCCGGGCGTGCGGCGGGAGGTGAAGCGCCGCCTGCCGCACGTGCGCCTCGTCGACACCTTCGGCATGACCGAGCTGTGCAACGGCGTCTGCTATATGGACGCCGCCCACGAGGAGGCGAAGCTGGGCGCGCTCGGCGCGCCGTTCCCCGGCGTGCACATCCGGATCGTCGACGAGCACTTCCGGCCCGTCGCCCCCGGCGTGGCGGGGGAGATCGTCGTGCGCGGCGAGAAGGTCTCGCCCGGCTACTGGAACGACGACGAGGCCAACCGGCGGACCCGCCGCGACGGCTGGTTCCTCACCGGCGACGTCGGGCGGATCGACGCCGACGGCTACCTGTGGTTCGTCGACCGCCGCGCCGACCTGATCAAGTCCGGCGGGGAGAACATCGCCAGCGCCGAGATCGAACGGGTCCTCGCCCGGCACCCCGACGTCGCCGAGGTCGCCGTCGTGGGCGTGCCGGACCCGCAGTGGGACGAGGTGCCGAAGGCGTTCGTCGTCCTGCGCGACGGCGCGGCCACCGCCGCCGAGGAGCTGCGCGGGCACTGCCGGGCCGAACTGGCCCGGTACAAGGTCCCCAAGTACGTCGAGGTCGTCGCCGCGCTGCCGCGCAACGACTCCGGCAAGGTCCTCAAGACGCTGCTGCGCCAGGGCGGCACCGGGACGCCGCCATCGGAGCACAACTCCCCGCGCCCGGCGGTGGCCGGGTGA
- a CDS encoding class I adenylate-forming enzyme family protein: MSTANIAAMLAGNARRFADADALVLEGRRWTHRQLDADVNALAAGLSAEGVRRDSRVAIVANNVPEFLLLSLALAKLGAVFVPLNYRLTAGELARLLAHARVQAVATVPEFAALTEAALTDAALAGAAPADAAPAAGGSGPAGVRRFALEPIGDGWLDLRALIDAHRGARVADADLDDAALQRIVYTSGTTSLPKGVLLTHGNVNMNMHAQIVELGLRPGDRILNFAPLYHVGGTDLPGYGIWHVGGAMVLLRRFEPAAVLRAIEAERITGMVMAATMLDMLRRATGVAADLSSVRWVIYSQVTSALFAVARGLFPHARLIEGYGLTETCSGLTYLDAAHQESKQGSVGLPVPWVQVRVVDPDGRDVPVGESGEVVARGPKVSPGYLDDPEATRAAFRAGWFHTGDIGCLDADGYLYIRDRLKDMIRSGGENIASAEIENVLAGHPLVLAASVVGAPHPVWVEVPVAFVVGRPGLRAGDLIAYARQRLGRFKVPKEVFLVPELPTNPSGKVLKRTLRELRAELRPDWAYAEPGRG; this comes from the coding sequence GTGAGCACCGCGAACATCGCCGCGATGCTGGCCGGCAACGCCCGGCGCTTCGCCGACGCCGACGCGCTCGTCCTCGAGGGCCGCCGGTGGACCCACCGGCAGCTCGACGCCGACGTCAACGCCCTGGCCGCGGGCCTGTCGGCCGAGGGGGTACGCCGGGACAGCCGGGTGGCGATCGTGGCGAACAACGTGCCGGAGTTCCTCCTCCTGTCCCTGGCGCTGGCGAAGCTCGGCGCGGTCTTCGTGCCGCTGAACTACCGACTGACGGCGGGGGAGCTGGCCCGGCTGCTCGCGCACGCGCGGGTCCAGGCGGTCGCGACCGTCCCGGAGTTCGCGGCGTTGACGGAGGCCGCCCTGACCGATGCCGCCCTGGCCGGGGCCGCGCCGGCCGACGCCGCGCCGGCCGCCGGCGGTTCCGGCCCGGCGGGCGTGCGCCGGTTCGCCCTCGAACCGATCGGCGACGGCTGGCTCGACCTGCGGGCGCTGATCGACGCCCACCGGGGGGCCCGGGTCGCCGACGCCGACCTCGACGACGCCGCCCTGCAACGGATCGTCTACACCTCCGGCACGACCAGCCTGCCCAAGGGCGTCCTGCTCACCCACGGCAACGTGAACATGAACATGCACGCCCAGATCGTGGAGCTGGGGCTGCGCCCCGGCGACCGGATCCTCAACTTCGCGCCGCTCTACCACGTCGGCGGCACCGACCTGCCCGGCTACGGCATCTGGCACGTCGGCGGCGCGATGGTGCTGCTGCGGCGCTTCGAGCCGGCGGCCGTGCTGCGGGCGATCGAGGCGGAACGGATCACCGGCATGGTGATGGCGGCGACGATGCTCGACATGTTGCGCCGCGCGACGGGCGTCGCGGCCGACCTGTCGTCGGTGCGCTGGGTGATCTACTCGCAGGTGACGTCGGCGCTGTTCGCCGTGGCGCGGGGACTGTTCCCCCACGCGCGCCTGATCGAGGGCTACGGCCTCACCGAGACGTGCAGCGGGCTGACCTACCTCGACGCCGCGCACCAGGAGTCCAAGCAGGGTTCGGTGGGCCTGCCGGTGCCGTGGGTCCAGGTGCGGGTGGTGGACCCGGACGGCCGCGACGTGCCGGTTGGCGAGAGCGGCGAGGTGGTCGCGCGGGGGCCGAAGGTGAGCCCCGGCTACCTCGACGACCCGGAGGCGACGCGGGCGGCGTTCCGCGCCGGCTGGTTCCACACCGGCGACATCGGCTGCCTCGACGCCGACGGCTACCTCTACATCCGCGACCGGCTCAAGGACATGATCCGCAGCGGCGGGGAGAACATCGCCAGCGCCGAGATCGAGAACGTGCTCGCCGGGCACCCGCTCGTGCTCGCCGCGTCGGTGGTGGGCGCGCCGCACCCGGTGTGGGTGGAGGTGCCGGTGGCGTTCGTCGTTGGCCGGCCGGGGCTTCGGGCTGGGGACCTGATCGCGTACGCCCGGCAGCGGCTCGGCCGGTTCAAGGTGCCGAAGGAGGTCTTCCTGGTGCCGGAGCTGCCGACGAACCCGTCGGGGAAGGTGCTCAAGCGGACCCTGCGCGAGCTGCGCGCCGAGCTGCGGCCGGACTGGGCGTACGCCGAGCCCGGGCGCGGCTGA
- a CDS encoding acyl-CoA dehydrogenase family protein, translating into MDFADSDADLAFRREVGDWLDKALADVPDQEELAQDEREHWSRVWQDRLCAGGWAGLSWPTAHGGRGLDSLAQAIFNEEAAVRGAPYPLNGVGMMLAGPTIIAHGTDEQQARHLPGILRGETYWCQGFSEPGSGSDLASLRTAATRVDGGWRVNGAKIWTSNAHNASKCLLLARTDPDAPKHRGITYFLAPMDAFTVRSLEMINGDTEFNEMFLDDVFVPDSDVLGGVGNGWTVALTTLAFERGSMALNLWVWARQAVDRVVDLAVARGVADDGAFLDTVGALHCDAEAVRIGSMRMLGESRAGGVPGPETSALKSLWAQVVQNANRLAVQLDEAGGVLLDGDGAAARMRRYLRARAHTIEGGTEEVQKSILAERVLNLPRSR; encoded by the coding sequence ATGGACTTCGCTGACAGCGACGCCGACCTGGCGTTCCGGCGCGAGGTCGGCGACTGGCTCGACAAGGCGCTGGCCGACGTGCCCGACCAGGAGGAGCTGGCGCAGGACGAGCGCGAACACTGGTCGCGGGTGTGGCAGGACCGGCTGTGCGCCGGCGGCTGGGCCGGCCTGTCGTGGCCGACCGCGCACGGCGGCCGGGGCCTGGACTCGCTGGCACAGGCCATCTTCAACGAGGAGGCCGCTGTGCGCGGCGCGCCGTACCCGCTCAACGGGGTCGGCATGATGCTGGCCGGGCCCACGATCATCGCCCACGGCACCGACGAGCAGCAGGCCCGGCACCTGCCCGGGATCCTGCGCGGCGAGACGTACTGGTGCCAGGGCTTCAGCGAGCCCGGCTCCGGTTCCGACCTGGCGAGCCTGCGCACGGCCGCGACCCGGGTGGACGGCGGGTGGCGCGTCAACGGCGCGAAGATCTGGACGTCCAACGCGCACAACGCGTCGAAGTGCCTGCTGCTGGCGCGCACCGACCCCGACGCGCCGAAGCACCGGGGCATCACCTACTTCCTCGCCCCGATGGACGCCTTCACCGTCCGGTCGCTGGAAATGATCAACGGGGACACCGAGTTCAACGAGATGTTCCTCGACGACGTCTTCGTGCCCGACTCCGACGTGCTCGGCGGCGTCGGCAACGGCTGGACCGTCGCGCTCACCACCCTGGCCTTCGAGCGCGGCAGCATGGCGCTCAACCTGTGGGTGTGGGCCCGGCAGGCGGTGGACCGGGTGGTCGACCTCGCGGTCGCGCGCGGCGTGGCCGACGACGGCGCGTTCCTCGACACGGTGGGCGCGCTGCACTGCGACGCCGAGGCGGTCCGGATCGGGTCGATGCGGATGCTCGGCGAGAGCCGGGCCGGCGGCGTGCCGGGCCCGGAGACGTCGGCGCTCAAGAGCCTGTGGGCGCAGGTGGTGCAGAACGCCAACCGCCTCGCCGTGCAGCTCGACGAGGCCGGCGGCGTGCTGCTCGACGGCGACGGGGCCGCCGCCCGGATGCGCCGCTACCTGCGTGCCCGCGCCCACACCATCGAGGGCGGCACGGAGGAAGTCCAGAAGTCGATCCTCGCGGAGCGGGTGCTGAACCTGCCCCGCTCACGCTGA
- a CDS encoding LLM class flavin-dependent oxidoreductase: protein MNLFPVSDGTSDHQVLRETLDEIQLADELGFDSIWLAEHHFSKYGILGSPVNFGMAVAERTRRITIGTAVLVLPLHHPLRLAEDIAALDVLSGGRVRIGVGRGYQPAEFAGFGIPLEESKQRYQETLEILRLALSQENFSYHGQIFHYDDVTTYPRPHTPGGPPILQGTVSPDSFRERGAVGESIITSPNFTPLGIMQKNFGLYRQSMRENGFDIADYELPFMQQVWCGDGEEGLREAALAAMNYYKSVGKVIPGSEEAIEQERSYYAAVAKNIELLTLEQTLTHGGNFGSAQRVIETIEMLREQLGINHYIGWLRIPSLDRRAALRSMEEFAEKVIPHFRAQEQADAAPVAPPVTEAVVG from the coding sequence ATGAACCTGTTTCCGGTGAGCGATGGCACATCGGACCATCAGGTGCTGCGGGAGACCCTCGACGAGATCCAGCTGGCCGACGAGCTGGGCTTCGACTCGATCTGGCTGGCCGAGCACCACTTCTCCAAGTACGGCATCCTCGGCAGCCCGGTGAACTTCGGCATGGCCGTCGCCGAGCGCACCCGGCGGATCACCATCGGCACCGCCGTCCTCGTGCTGCCGCTGCACCACCCGCTGCGCCTGGCCGAGGACATCGCCGCCCTCGACGTGCTCAGCGGCGGCCGGGTCCGCATCGGCGTCGGCCGGGGCTACCAGCCCGCCGAGTTCGCCGGCTTCGGCATCCCCCTGGAGGAGTCGAAGCAGCGCTACCAGGAGACCCTGGAGATCCTGCGGCTGGCGCTGTCGCAGGAGAACTTCTCCTACCACGGCCAGATCTTCCACTACGACGACGTCACGACCTACCCGCGCCCGCACACCCCCGGCGGCCCGCCGATCCTCCAGGGCACCGTCTCCCCCGACAGCTTCCGCGAGCGCGGCGCGGTCGGCGAGTCGATCATCACCTCGCCGAACTTCACGCCGTTGGGCATCATGCAGAAGAACTTCGGCCTCTACCGGCAGAGCATGCGGGAGAACGGGTTCGACATCGCCGACTACGAACTGCCGTTCATGCAGCAGGTCTGGTGCGGCGACGGGGAGGAGGGCCTGCGGGAGGCCGCCCTGGCCGCGATGAACTACTACAAGTCGGTCGGCAAGGTCATCCCCGGCTCGGAGGAGGCCATCGAGCAGGAACGCTCCTACTACGCGGCCGTCGCGAAGAACATCGAGCTGCTGACCCTGGAGCAGACGCTGACCCACGGCGGCAACTTCGGCTCGGCGCAGCGGGTCATCGAGACCATCGAGATGCTGCGCGAACAGCTCGGCATCAACCACTACATCGGCTGGCTGCGCATCCCGTCGCTGGACCGCCGGGCCGCGCTGCGGTCGATGGAGGAGTTCGCCGAGAAGGTCATCCCGCACTTCCGCGCCCAGGAGCAGGCCGACGCCGCCCCGGTCGCCCCGCCCGTCACCGAGGCGGTCGTCGGGTGA
- a CDS encoding VOC family protein, translating to MPVSEVHHVAITVSDVDRAADFYERALGYRRTLRTDVGGPGIEVSLGLPAGTTGKVQYLQGPSRVGQLELIEWNGVTTRTATGGHLERGPFLLSFEVPLDEIHELHRRLVELGADCLTAPNRVLLENYGHITAFAARDLDGNLLEFVSLPSREEILARRRDGGGN from the coding sequence ATGCCGGTCAGCGAAGTGCACCACGTGGCCATCACCGTCTCCGACGTCGACCGGGCCGCGGACTTCTACGAGCGGGCCCTCGGCTACCGCAGGACGCTGCGCACCGACGTCGGCGGCCCCGGGATCGAGGTGTCGCTGGGCCTGCCCGCCGGCACCACCGGGAAGGTCCAGTACCTCCAGGGGCCCAGCCGCGTCGGCCAGCTCGAACTCATCGAGTGGAACGGCGTCACCACCCGGACGGCGACCGGCGGCCACCTGGAGCGGGGGCCCTTCCTGCTCAGCTTCGAGGTGCCGCTCGACGAGATCCACGAGCTGCACCGGCGGCTGGTCGAGCTGGGCGCCGACTGCCTGACCGCCCCCAACCGGGTGCTGCTGGAGAACTACGGCCACATCACCGCGTTCGCGGCCCGCGACCTCGACGGCAACCTGCTGGAGTTCGTGTCGCTGCCGTCCCGGGAGGAGATCCTGGCCCGGCGGCGCGACGGCGGCGGCAACTGA
- a CDS encoding AMP-binding protein, which produces MSEERTGFRLWAVAEPDLCAIVTADDRRISYGELFAEVNRISHGLRTRAGLRLGDTVAAVMTNSAGMVALYLAAMQSGLYLVTLNYHLTAPEVGYILADSGAKVVVGSARVEDVVVAAAGAAPDIEVFVDGTPRTDRARPLSALTEGMPDTSPHDTPAGSLMMYTSGTTGRPKGVKRPLSGVDADTGALTYVWLFKEFGMERPAFASWLVSAPMYHSANITPAMGALHAGGTLVLMDGWTPEGFLRRVHEQRVTGTSMVPTHFYRLLQLPAEVRDAYDVSSLRYVLHGAAPCPREVKQRILDWFGPVVYEYYGSTEVGTTVARPHEWLAHPGTVGRPASISTLKILDELGNEVPVGQTGIVYMRQGDDRVEYHNDPGKTDGARRDGLMTVWDVGHVDADGFLYVTGRAAELILVGGVNVYPAEIEAALLEHDWVVDAGVIGAPDEEFGEVPQAHVVLADAAPDADAAVAALRGHLAQRLAKPKRPVSYVVRDALPRDPNGKLYKARLTRSEELSA; this is translated from the coding sequence ATGAGCGAGGAACGGACGGGGTTTCGGCTGTGGGCCGTCGCCGAACCGGACCTGTGCGCGATCGTGACCGCCGACGATCGGCGGATCTCCTACGGCGAGCTGTTCGCCGAGGTGAACCGGATCTCGCACGGCCTGCGCACCCGGGCGGGCCTCCGTCTCGGCGACACGGTCGCGGCGGTCATGACGAACAGCGCCGGCATGGTGGCGCTCTATCTCGCGGCGATGCAGTCGGGGCTCTACCTCGTGACGCTCAACTACCACCTCACCGCGCCCGAGGTCGGCTACATCCTCGCCGACAGCGGCGCGAAGGTGGTCGTCGGCTCCGCCCGCGTCGAGGACGTGGTGGTCGCCGCCGCCGGGGCCGCACCCGACATCGAGGTGTTCGTCGACGGCACGCCCCGCACGGACCGGGCCCGCCCGCTGTCGGCGCTCACCGAGGGCATGCCCGACACGAGCCCGCACGACACGCCGGCCGGCTCCCTGATGATGTACACCTCGGGCACCACCGGCCGCCCGAAGGGCGTCAAGCGGCCGCTCAGCGGCGTCGACGCCGACACCGGCGCGCTGACGTACGTCTGGCTGTTCAAGGAGTTCGGGATGGAACGCCCCGCGTTCGCGTCCTGGCTGGTGTCCGCGCCGATGTACCACTCGGCCAACATCACCCCGGCCATGGGCGCGCTGCACGCCGGCGGCACCCTGGTCCTGATGGACGGCTGGACGCCGGAGGGCTTCCTGCGGCGGGTCCACGAGCAGCGGGTCACCGGCACCAGCATGGTGCCGACCCACTTCTACCGGCTGCTGCAACTGCCCGCCGAGGTGCGCGACGCCTACGACGTCTCCTCGCTGCGCTACGTGCTGCACGGCGCGGCGCCCTGCCCCCGCGAGGTCAAGCAGCGCATCCTCGACTGGTTCGGCCCCGTCGTCTACGAGTACTACGGCTCGACCGAGGTCGGCACGACCGTCGCGCGGCCCCACGAGTGGCTCGCCCACCCCGGCACGGTCGGCCGCCCGGCCTCGATCTCCACCCTGAAGATCCTCGACGAGCTGGGCAACGAGGTGCCGGTCGGGCAGACCGGCATCGTCTACATGCGCCAGGGCGACGACCGGGTCGAATACCACAACGACCCCGGCAAGACCGACGGCGCGCGCCGCGACGGCCTGATGACCGTCTGGGACGTCGGCCACGTCGACGCCGACGGCTTCCTCTACGTCACCGGCCGCGCGGCCGAGCTGATCCTCGTCGGCGGGGTCAACGTCTACCCGGCCGAGATCGAGGCGGCGCTGCTGGAACACGACTGGGTCGTCGACGCCGGCGTGATCGGGGCGCCCGACGAGGAGTTCGGCGAGGTGCCGCAGGCGCACGTCGTGCTGGCCGACGCCGCGCCCGACGCCGACGCGGCCGTGGCGGCGCTGCGCGGCCACCTCGCGCAGCGGCTGGCCAAGCCGAAGCGCCCGGTGTCGTACGTGGTGCGCGACGCGCTGCCGCGCGACCCGAACGGCAAGCTCTACAAGGCCCGGCTCACGCGCTCCGAGGAGCTCTCCGCGTGA
- a CDS encoding MBL fold metallo-hydrolase: MSDAHAASYRARQVPDPVQVVDGVWGVPIPLDGSALRYVTVYLVDTGDGPVLVDAGYDHPACWAAFRRSVESLGHRVEAITTVLLTHNHPDHVGFAARLREVSGARVVMGRADDFATAHRTRGTFLAQLRAALDLTGAPADVVDCMYADAVAVAEHHETLRLDVALDADTEFRFGDVTIRAVPAPGHTYGHTVFHDTRGLVFTGDTMMAEGPTQLAIVSRPDDDPAGDLLRTLARIRDLGATIACPAHQFPYRDVAARADALAAFHRGEVDRVRDLAGDGLDAWRLAPRMPWRKPWDELGRGTRRFSLMHTLALLRHVTRAAR, from the coding sequence GTGAGCGACGCACACGCCGCCAGCTACCGCGCCCGCCAGGTGCCGGACCCCGTCCAGGTCGTCGACGGCGTCTGGGGCGTCCCGATCCCCCTGGACGGCAGCGCCCTGCGCTACGTCACCGTCTACCTGGTCGACACCGGCGACGGCCCGGTCCTCGTCGACGCCGGCTACGACCACCCGGCCTGCTGGGCGGCGTTCCGGCGGTCGGTCGAGTCGCTCGGCCACCGGGTCGAGGCCATCACGACCGTCCTCCTCACCCACAACCACCCCGACCACGTCGGCTTCGCCGCCCGCCTGCGGGAGGTCTCCGGGGCGCGCGTCGTCATGGGCCGCGCCGACGACTTCGCCACCGCGCACCGCACGCGCGGCACCTTCCTCGCCCAGCTCCGCGCCGCCCTCGACCTCACCGGCGCGCCGGCCGACGTCGTCGACTGCATGTACGCCGACGCCGTCGCGGTCGCCGAGCACCACGAGACGCTGCGGCTCGACGTCGCCCTCGACGCCGACACCGAGTTCCGCTTCGGCGACGTGACCATCCGCGCCGTGCCCGCCCCCGGGCACACCTACGGGCACACGGTCTTCCACGACACCCGCGGCCTGGTCTTCACCGGCGACACGATGATGGCCGAGGGGCCGACCCAGCTCGCGATCGTGAGCCGGCCCGACGACGACCCGGCCGGCGACCTGTTACGCACCCTGGCGCGCATCCGCGACCTCGGCGCGACCATCGCCTGCCCCGCCCACCAGTTCCCCTACCGGGACGTGGCGGCGCGCGCCGACGCGCTCGCGGCCTTCCATCGGGGCGAGGTCGACCGGGTCCGGGACCTGGCCGGCGACGGCCTCGACGCGTGGCGGCTGGCCCCCCGGATGCCGTGGAGGAAGCCGTGGGACGAGCTCGGTCGGGGCACCCGGCGCTTCTCCCTGATGCACACCCTCGCCCTGCTGCGGCACGTGACCCGCGCCGCCCGGTAG
- a CDS encoding acyl-CoA dehydrogenase, whose protein sequence is MRATFTPEQREIGDTVAALAAGEKVRARDALTGPWRAPACDGLLLGDFGLLGVPEAAGGVGSHLIDLLVAVEALGERLVPSRFPAHAAAVQLLCGGDRPDPLPDEVLSGGRVLTCAVDVPGGSGWADGVSPDPLVRTLVPYAAQADGVAVLGPDGVWTAEAAGVAARDSVDPSVPLSDVTLAAPGRVTPAGAGAWRAALVVAAELCGVAQGAIDLAAEQARTRRQFGRVIGSFQGVAFQLAEAATARKAAWDLTLYAAWAVDTGRPDAGIQVHAAKAAAGRAAVFAAERCIQVHGGMGITMEADPHLFLRRALVLDARLGRGSWHRRRAGELRVGARVGESPVPGRTAAA, encoded by the coding sequence ATGCGAGCAACCTTCACCCCGGAGCAGCGGGAGATCGGCGACACCGTCGCCGCCCTCGCGGCGGGGGAGAAAGTCCGGGCGCGCGACGCCCTGACGGGCCCGTGGCGCGCCCCGGCCTGCGACGGCCTGCTGCTGGGCGACTTCGGCCTCCTCGGCGTGCCCGAGGCCGCCGGCGGCGTCGGGTCGCACCTGATCGACCTGCTGGTCGCCGTCGAGGCGCTCGGCGAGCGGCTCGTGCCGAGCCGGTTCCCGGCGCACGCGGCCGCCGTCCAGCTGCTCTGCGGCGGCGATCGGCCCGACCCGCTGCCCGACGAGGTGCTCTCCGGCGGCCGGGTGCTCACCTGCGCGGTCGACGTGCCGGGCGGCTCCGGCTGGGCGGACGGGGTCTCGCCCGATCCGCTGGTGCGGACCCTGGTGCCGTACGCGGCGCAGGCCGACGGCGTCGCCGTCCTGGGCCCCGACGGGGTCTGGACCGCCGAGGCGGCCGGGGTCGCCGCGCGGGACTCCGTCGACCCGTCGGTGCCGCTGTCGGACGTCACCCTGGCCGCGCCTGGGCGGGTGACGCCCGCCGGCGCGGGCGCGTGGCGCGCCGCGCTGGTGGTGGCCGCCGAGCTGTGCGGGGTCGCGCAGGGCGCGATCGACCTGGCCGCCGAGCAGGCCCGCACCCGCCGGCAGTTCGGCCGGGTGATCGGCTCGTTCCAGGGGGTCGCGTTCCAGCTCGCGGAGGCCGCCACGGCGCGCAAGGCCGCATGGGACCTGACCCTGTACGCCGCGTGGGCGGTCGACACCGGCCGCCCCGACGCCGGGATCCAGGTGCACGCGGCGAAGGCCGCGGCCGGGCGGGCGGCGGTCTTCGCCGCCGAGCGGTGCATCCAGGTGCACGGCGGGATGGGCATCACGATGGAGGCGGACCCGCACCTGTTCCTGCGCCGGGCGCTGGTGCTCGACGCCCGGCTCGGGCGCGGCTCGTGGCACCGGCGTCGCGCCGGCGAGCTGCGGGTCGGCGCGCGGGTCGGCGAGTCGCCCGTGCCCGGGCGCACCGCAGCGGCCTGA